Proteins encoded by one window of Arachis hypogaea cultivar Tifrunner chromosome 1, arahy.Tifrunner.gnm2.J5K5, whole genome shotgun sequence:
- the LOC112802161 gene encoding uncharacterized protein, giving the protein MNILSVARRSLNFVSINQFRQTHLLRRLSTRRVPALHHFRSSTHGWPINANPTSKTSSQLAATQIRWASQSATTEEDNKISIGPRSGGQSQEDDKEAGVVYYGPISNTIKKVKLLSLSTCCLSVSLGPVITFMTSPDMNVILKGAVASSVIFFSASTTFALHWFVSPYVHKLRWQPGSDSFEVDMMTWLATYTPKTIKFADIRPPQTNRPFVSFKANDNFYFVDAEHCHNKALLARLTPRKETHHDSAFKNL; this is encoded by the exons ATGAATATACTTTCGGTTGCGCGTAGGTCATTGAATTTTGTTTCGATAAATCAGTTTCGCCAAACACATTTGCTCAGACGACTTTCTACACGGCGGGTTCCTG CACTTCATCATTTTCGGTCCTCAACACATGGATGGCCCATCAACGCAAATCCTACTTCCAAAACTTCCTCCCAACTTGCAGCTACCCAAATAAGATGGGCATCTCAATCTGCAACTACAGAGGAAGACAATAAGATTAGCATTGGACCCCGAAGTGGAGGACAATCCCAGGAAGATGACAAGGAAGCTGGAGTTGTTTATTATGGTCCAATCTCAAATACCATAAAGAAAGTGAAGCTTCTGTCTCTCTCAACTTGCTGCCTTTCAGTATCATTGGGTCCAGTGATAACCTTCATGACATCCCCTGATATGAATGTCATCCTGAAAGGCGCAGTGGCATCATCTGTAATATTCTTTAGTGCTTCAACCACTTTTGCCCTTCACTGGTTCGTTAGCCCTTACGTTCACAAACTGAGGTGGCAGCCTGGCTCAGACAGCTTTGAGGTGGATATGATGACGTGGCTCGCAACTTATACTCCAAAGACTATTAAGTTTGCTGATATTCGTCCACCTCAGACCAATAGGCCTTTTGTGTCATTTAAGGCTAACGACAACTTTTACTTCGTCGATGCAGAGCACTGTCATAACAAGGCACTTCTGGCCAGACTCACCCCACGAAAAGAAACTCATCACGACTCAGCTTTCAAAAACTTGTGA